The following proteins are co-located in the Marinitoga sp. 1197 genome:
- a CDS encoding S1C family serine protease, producing MIKNYIAFILIVILSIVIISGESVFLNNTIFKEIPMSSKNNYFIDTGDYILVSSDSYIGGSYGIYVLNKKDFIIEDYYRTNKKTYIVSGSDYGEYYAYFGNELISFYLDLGKIRINWKKEFFKKDLGLPVLFENERLILSSNKDKYIIGINGYYITSYEQYLNIIRFYDENTDIPVLLVDNKTKKIEESFLKVVKVPDNILKASYNDYIYLQTDTNFYIISKEGNMENKISNNKKILMDTTFCDINQDGIEESILIYKDQITIINDKNIETLKLDVNLDETSLPFYVDIDFDGYPEGVIVNSEGEVTTLHYNSFEKKYYVEKLFNLKKHIKSYPIIEDFDFDGNFEMILTDDNNIYIVNAKGKILKKINIGKSKITSYPYLFWDKESGWNLIISTSSNLFIYNSYSYKFKLNSKYDIENSILKGIFYNEKNIYAFLGNESGVFIKKLSGYITENFFDDYNKYFYKNNNFLNYTQYNLSEIINYIKIGNKDKKYSSKDIAKDIKSIVKINCKITYSNDNEDNFFGSGFIFAKENGFIFIATNAHVIGLDIFLNEEEINNYNIYVDFYNGESSSPDHIYINKKLKDLAILIIYDMELYKEYDALPFGLYIPEIGEEVYALGHPEGLDFSFTRGVISSNKRVFKSDYNEQVDVSFLQTDAAINHGNSGGPLIDSYGNVIGINTSVIRKDVAEGLNFAIVMRELYDDLKNDKFIRIFYDYTYPNQWLYKTLRNMIYNLYSDE from the coding sequence ATTGATAGTAATATTATCTATTGTAATAATAAGTGGTGAATCTGTGTTTTTAAATAACACAATATTCAAAGAGATCCCAATGAGTTCAAAAAACAATTATTTTATAGATACTGGGGATTATATTTTAGTTTCTTCAGACAGTTATATTGGTGGGAGTTATGGTATATATGTTTTAAATAAAAAGGATTTTATTATTGAAGATTATTATAGAACTAATAAAAAGACGTATATAGTATCTGGAAGTGATTATGGAGAATATTATGCGTATTTTGGGAATGAATTAATTTCCTTTTATTTAGATTTAGGAAAAATAAGAATAAATTGGAAAAAAGAATTTTTTAAAAAAGATTTAGGACTTCCGGTATTATTTGAAAATGAAAGATTAATATTAAGTAGTAATAAAGACAAATATATTATAGGAATTAATGGATATTATATAACTTCTTATGAACAGTATTTGAATATAATTAGATTTTATGATGAAAATACTGATATACCGGTATTACTTGTCGATAATAAAACAAAGAAAATAGAGGAAAGTTTTCTAAAGGTTGTAAAAGTTCCTGATAATATACTTAAAGCGTCATATAATGATTATATATATCTTCAAACTGATACAAATTTTTATATTATTTCAAAAGAGGGTAATATGGAAAATAAAATTTCAAATAATAAAAAAATATTAATGGATACAACTTTTTGTGATATTAATCAAGATGGAATAGAAGAATCTATTCTAATATATAAAGATCAAATAACAATTATAAATGATAAAAATATAGAAACCTTAAAGTTAGATGTTAACTTAGATGAAACAAGTTTGCCGTTTTATGTAGATATAGATTTTGATGGATATCCAGAAGGAGTTATTGTTAATTCTGAAGGAGAAGTTACGACTTTACATTATAATTCCTTTGAAAAGAAATATTATGTAGAAAAATTATTTAATCTTAAAAAACATATAAAATCATATCCTATAATTGAAGATTTTGATTTTGATGGAAATTTTGAAATGATTTTGACAGATGATAACAATATATATATTGTAAATGCAAAAGGGAAAATTTTAAAAAAAATAAATATAGGTAAAAGTAAAATAACTTCTTATCCATATTTATTTTGGGATAAAGAAAGCGGATGGAATCTAATTATATCAACATCATCAAATCTTTTTATCTATAATAGTTATTCTTATAAATTTAAATTAAATAGTAAATATGATATAGAAAACAGCATTTTGAAGGGGATTTTTTATAATGAAAAAAATATTTATGCCTTTTTAGGAAATGAAAGTGGGGTGTTTATAAAAAAATTATCTGGCTACATAACAGAAAATTTTTTTGATGATTATAATAAATATTTCTATAAAAACAATAATTTTTTGAATTATACACAATATAATTTATCAGAAATTATTAATTATATAAAAATAGGAAATAAGGATAAAAAATATAGTTCAAAAGATATTGCTAAAGATATAAAAAGCATTGTAAAAATAAATTGTAAGATTACTTATAGTAATGATAATGAGGATAATTTTTTTGGAAGTGGATTTATATTTGCAAAAGAAAATGGGTTTATTTTTATAGCGACTAATGCGCATGTAATAGGTCTTGATATTTTTTTAAATGAAGAAGAAATTAATAATTATAATATATATGTGGATTTTTATAATGGAGAGTCTTCTTCTCCAGATCACATATACATAAATAAGAAATTAAAGGATTTAGCAATTTTAATAATATATGATATGGAATTATATAAAGAATATGATGCGTTACCCTTTGGTCTGTATATTCCTGAAATAGGTGAAGAAGTATATGCTTTAGGCCATCCTGAAGGATTAGATTTTTCTTTTACTAGAGGAGTGATTTCATCTAACAAAAGAGTATTTAAAAGTGACTATAATGAACAGGTGGATGTTTCTTTTTTGCAAACTGATGCTGCAATTAATCATGGAAATTCTGGGGGCCCTTTGATTGATAGTTATGGAAATGTTATTGGTATTAATACTTCAGTAATAAGAAAAGATGTGGCGGAAGGATTAAATTTTGCTATTGTAATGAGAGAATTATATGATGATTTAAAAAATGATAAATTTATAAGGATTTTTTATGATTATACATATCCAAATCAATGGCTATACAAAACTTTAAGAAATATGATATATAATTTGTATTCTGATGAATAG